TCCACAGGATTCTGACACATCAAACAAAATTTCCGCATAGAGGACTGACAGAGAGAAAGGATTTGTTAATATGgttctaaaaacaaaaatgttattcaaTAAATTCAAATTATCTGAATACTTGGTTGGTTTATGGATATATTTTAGGAAATAATATGCAGTaaactgcactgtaaaatataGTAGGGCTTTGAAATGAGactattaaaacagtaataatatttattgccaatacttttatttgaaacacaaaaacaaacttttttaaagTCTTATTTTTATGACTCTGCTTTCTTATTTTATCTGATAGCAGACATCCTGAATTAGGTATATTAATTTTACCTTTGTATCATTCCTCCTTACTAAAAGGACAACTTCAGTAAAATATAGCACagcttaccccactctcccctataGTCCAGAgtattttgttaaatgtgatttAAGGAAAGGGGTTTAAAGCTGAATTCTACCTGCGTGGGTCTTGTGTGGAAAACCTGAGCAACCGGGGGACGGAAATGAGGCCGCATCGGATGTGATGGCTGGGCTATGGGACGCTGGATCGGACCAACTGAAGCAGGAAAGGCTCTAGCTCCAGATGGAGGTGCTATAGGTCCTGGTGGCTAAAATGACAATCATAaagttaaaaattatataagcAATGCACAGGAGGAaagtaacaacaaaaacacaatgagGAAGAGTGAGAGGAGTGTGCCATCACACCGGTCTTTGGTTCTGCGCAAGTCTCTGTGCAACCTGCTGAGTAACATCATCCATCGACATGCCAGCCATAGTACCGCGCTCACTCTTGATTTGCTGTAGAACACGTGTTAACTGATCTCTaacagacaaaaacagaaaGGTCACTTTCAAAAAGCAATCCTTTCTCTTTGACAATAATTACAATCAAAAAAACTGTGTCAACAAGAAGACAAAATTATACTGGCTGCTAAAAATGTACTGGGAAGTAACCAAGCTTATCATATAACAGTGTATAATCTCAATACCTTGTGCATTGTGGGAAATGTGAGCCCAGTCTCTCCAGAAGCTTGTCCAGTTTGCCTGCCGGTGCAGGATTGGAGGGGAGGGGCTGGGGAGAGGAGTTACGCGTAGATGTGGTTTGCATGAACGTTTGGGGAAGGCGCACTGCAGCTTGGGGATGAAAACTGGCTCCGTGAGCAACTGAGGGTGCGAGGGAGACACCTGGAACACCTACGTGTGTCTGTGAAAGAATATGTGGGGCTGGTGTGACAGGAGCATGGGATGATGTTTGAGGCCGGCAGATGGTTTGCATGGGTATTTGAGGGGCAGGTGCATGAGTTGTCATAGGGGCATAAATGTTTGTGAGGTGTGCAGATTGTGGACCTATACTGATGGGTACGTATGGTGTGTTTTGAGGAGACGGGGCTGAAAGTGGTGGTGTGGCTCTTTGTGGTGGAGGTGTGACCGAGGGGTGGAATTGGGGATGAACTATGGGAGGAGAATTTGTGGTAGTTGGTGAACCACCGTTGAAAATGGGATAAGAAGCAGGATTCTGAAGTGGACTGATTATCATCTCCAACTTCGGAAAGCCAAGGATAAAAGAAATGACAcgcaaacaaaaatatacattacttACATCAGTTTTAAACTATgcaaaataattatatacaatTAAACTCTGTATTCTGTCTTGAGCAGCAACTCTAGAGAACATGCAGTTTATAAAAGATGATGTGCCACCATATTAGAGGTAGTTGGTATGTTATACACTACATAATCATGCTTATTGCTTAGAAatgcttatttttaataaactagtaaattttacaaataaaaagataCTTTAAATTAGGACTTTGCCCGATGCAAACCAAAagatatatacatacaaatagTTAGAGTCACATTATTTTCACATAACGTATTATAAATATGACTGGATGGGCCATTTTCGACTTCGAACCATGGTAAAACAGCCAATTCTACAATAGCACAGTATTTGCCATAAAACAGTAGCACCGTGTAAAAGTTTCAattcaataagatttttttgtaagaatctaatacttctattcatcaaggatgcattagtttgatcaaaaatggcagtaaagatatttataaaagattGTAAGATTAATAAGATTAAAAGTTACAAAGgatatctatttcaaataaatgtgtttcttttgaactttcaattcatcaaagaatccagggggaaaaatgcatttaacaatgataataagaaatgtttctggagtaccaaatcaacatattagaatgatttctgaagaatcatgtgacattaaagactgaaagtcttacagaccccaaacatttgaacagtagtataccTTCAGCCCTAAGCCATATATGAATAAACTGACACTCACTGTAGGCACTGCTGGAAGTAATGGGAGCGGGACTGAGGGCAAACTGTCCAACTGTTCACCTCTCTGCAGGAGCTGATGgttttcattaaacttattcTGTGAAAGAAAAACCGAAAGACAGAGTGAGAGAAGCTGCAAAATCCCTTTACCTGTAATTCACTGGTATTAGCCCCTCCCCTCACCTTTAGTCCTACCAGACTCCCGCGGACCATTGCCACATTGTGCTCCCACTTCTGCTGCTGGTGCAGGTGCTGCTGTGAAGGATGTAATCTGTCCAGATTAAGCAAAAAACCCTAAGAAATCATATCACCCTTATGCATGGTGATTTACTGTATTTGCATACCTGTCAATAGATATTAATTCACAAACAGTACCTGagaaaattaagatatttttcggCATCTGCAATCCAGCCCTCCACTTGAGAAAGCGCAAGCTCTTTCTGCATCTCAAGTGCAGCTATCTGCTCACACAGACACATGAACAAATAGACAGTCAGATTCATTACACTCTCTGTGCGTTTTCTagagcagtgtttctcaactggtgggtcgtGACCCATCGTTCCGAGTGGGTCGTGGAGTGCCTGAAAAAAACGTGTTGTTCTGATTCCGTATCTGCGGTCAGATGAGATGTTGTCAGgctatatgtcagtgtcattattctaacgttatttttgTAGCTTGttaagaaataaaaagtctTTCGCCTCAGAAAACTAAACTTTCCTGTCCTGGGAAACTGTACTCGTATAGCACGCACTCTTCAATTGCACGCGCAAATGTGGCAGCGTGCGCCGTATATCACTTCATATATAAAGcccgagagaaaaaaaaaaagtaccaaatAAATCATGTAACTGGTACGTTGTGTGTTAGCTGGGAAGGATTTGCATGCATGTATGATGTTCATTCTATTCATCAGGAgcagtttccatgttttattatGGTTCATATTAGTATTGtgtatttaccatggtaactgttGTTTCTATAACCCCCCAAAATGATACTTTATTTTCACTTACTGTGTCATTTAGTATATTTCTAAATAACTGAGGTGGCTCATGCCAACTTactaactttattttattaacaaaaactagtttGGCACTGCTATTCTATAGCCTTACCTTATTTATTCATCAGTATTAGTCATATTTGTACAATTTATGTGTATGTTAAGTAAAGTGGGAcagtacttgtgtgtgtgtcaccaatttttgtgaaataaatttGGTTGTTGGGTTGCAACTTAATGACCATGGGAAAATGtgggtcccatggccaaaccagttgagaaTCACTGTTCTAGAAGATGTGCTGTGAAGGTGTAGGATTTGCCTCATCCTGAAGAACGGTCTGACTAGCTTGCTCTGCCTGTCTGCACAGCGTCTCCATTTCCACCCTCAGATCAGCTATTTCCTGCTCCCAGGAGAGCCTGCCACAAACACAAGCACAAAAACCAGATAAACACTCAGATCCAGAGACATTTGGGTGTTTCTCTGTttcaatttgaatattttacttCTCTTGACTCTGTTCTTCAATCAGCATCTTGAGTTTCTTTTCTGTGTCCTCCAGATCCTGAGCCAATCTAAAACACATACATATCTTTTTCAATGAATAAGATCTATGCAATATTATatactaccgtttaaaagttttggtcaatacaattattttgaaagaaattaataatttcattGAGCTAGAATGcataaaactgatcaaaaggACAGTAACAACATCTATAACATTATGAAAGAATTCTCtatcaaataaaagctgttcttttgaactttctattcatcaaagaatcctaaaaaaaaaatgtacctgtttattcaaaa
This Ctenopharyngodon idella isolate HZGC_01 chromosome 5, HZGC01, whole genome shotgun sequence DNA region includes the following protein-coding sequences:
- the rnf214 gene encoding RING finger protein 214, with the protein product MESEIHTEWSSALDEDLLQDPVSAVIPPVPSLWSSSAGPWSTESSFPTVFNQYAEEQDYSTYTPSNERQSQTVQTDDWTEESSTNTNEDWESDMRALEDYSIELNEQYEALAKQHEAEEEHHNICVHSLEKTRDDRNHQYQGFIEKIESLQIKLELNSSKTTRKNFMVKRQELTAEKDRMEEEKTRLAQDLEDTEKKLKMLIEEQSQEKLSWEQEIADLRVEMETLCRQAEQASQTVLQDEIAALEMQKELALSQVEGWIADAEKYLNFLRLHPSQQHLHQQQKWEHNVAMVRGSLVGLKNKFNENHQLLQRGEQLDSLPSVPLPLLPAVPTLEMIISPLQNPASYPIFNGGSPTTTNSPPIVHPQFHPSVTPPPQRATPPLSAPSPQNTPYVPISIGPQSAHLTNIYAPMTTHAPAPQIPMQTICRPQTSSHAPVTPAPHILSQTHVGVPGVSLAPSVAHGASFHPQAAVRLPQTFMQTTSTRNSSPQPLPSNPAPAGKLDKLLERLGSHFPQCTRDQLTRVLQQIKSERGTMAGMSMDDVTQQVAQRLAQNQRPPPGPIAPPSGARAFPASVGPIQRPIAQPSHPMRPHFRPPVAQVFHTRPTQSSMRKFCLMCQNPVDTGSQYNTNCSHTMHRECVSVWLKTSKNNSCPFCPSK